One Setaria viridis chromosome 7, Setaria_viridis_v4.0, whole genome shotgun sequence genomic region harbors:
- the LOC117862399 gene encoding 2-carboxy-D-arabinitol-1-phosphatase has product MLFLTPAQPPSPAAAGRRTLRCCIRCSSVHELERSPAPRPGSSLPPLRAAKRVVLVRHGQSTWNAEGRIQGSSDISVLTPKGEYQAETSRQMLLSDSFDACFTSPLARSRRTAEIIWEGRDDDLIPDSDLREIDLYSFQGLLKNEGKERYGVLYKQWQKNAANFSIDGHYPVRELWDRARSCWERILAHEGKSVLVVAHNAVNQALVATSLGLGAEYFRILLQSNCGASVLDFTPQTGGGPPNVCLNRLNQTPNSPVATGSSGGRKTSKRIILACQGTTQSSSEISLGGTGYAPLNMLGTIQSQKTAELLLDLRVNSILCSPQVAAVDTATVICEVQEAADCLGADCVPRYVEMKNLLELEIDDAFQAKQKSFGEIIQSGWMGSMEYKTLERLWAQSKDSWQALLNELPDDSESDRVIVAVGHPAIHLALICRCLDLPMEYMPSFHLDDGSISVIDFPDGPKGRGIVRCTNYTAHLGRWSIPITRPTANDEEF; this is encoded by the exons ATGCTCTTCCTCACGCCAGcgcagccgccgtcgccggcggccgctggCCGGCGTACCCTCCGGTGCTGTATCCGCTGCTCGAGCGTGCACGAGCTGGAGAGGTCCCCTGCCCCTCGCCCAGGCTCGTCGCTCCCGCCGCTGCGAGCGGCGAAGCGGGTGGTGCTGGTGCGGCACGGGCAGAGCACGTGGAACGCGGAGGGCCGCATCCAGGGGAGCTCCGACATATCCGTGCTCACGCCCAAGGGCGAGTACCAGGCCGAGACCTCCCGCCAGATGCTCCTCTCCGACTCCTTCGACGCCTGCTTCACCAGCCCGCTCGCGCGCTCCCGCCGCACCGCCGAGATCATCTGGGAAGGGCGTGACGACGACCTCATCCCGGACTCCGACCTCCGCGAGATCGATCTCTACTCTTTCCAG GGACTCCTGAAGAATGAAGGGAAGGAGAGGTACGGTGTTTTGTACAAGCAGTGGCAGAAGAATGCTGCCAATTTCAGCATTGACGGGCACTACCCAGTGCGGGAGCTATGGGACCGTGCACGGAGCTGCTGGGAGAGGATTCTAGCACACGAGGGCAAGTCGGTACTTGTGGTTGCACACAATGCCGTGAACCAGGCGCTTGTCGCCACTTCTTTGG GACTTGGTGCGGAGTACTTCCGGATTCTACTCCAGAGCAATTGTGGTGCTAGTGTGCTGGATTTTACCCCACAGACTGGTGGAGGTCCTCCAAATGTCTGTCTTAACCGTTTAAATCAG ACCCCAAATTCTCCTGTTGCTACTGGTAGTTCTGGCGGAAGAAAGACAAGCAAGAGGATCATTCTGGCCTGTCAAGGAACTACACAGAGCAGTTCTGAG ATTAGTTTAGGTGGAACGGGATACGCGCCACTGAACATGCTCGGGACTATACAG TCTCAGAAGACTGCAGAACTACTTCTGGATCTGAGGGTGAACAGTATTCTCTGTAGCCCGCAAGTTGCAGCTGTTGATACTGCAACTGTTATATGTGAG GTCCAAGAGGCTGCAGATTGCTTAGGTGCTGACTGTGTGCCTCGTTATGTGGAAATGAAGAACTTGTTAGAACTCGAAATTGATGATGCCTTTCAAGCAAAGCAAAAG AGCTTTGGGGAAATAATTCAATCTGGCTGGATGGGCAGCATGGAATATAAAACACTAGAGCGATTATGGGCTCAGTCCAAGGATTCTTGGCAAGCCTTGCTAAATGAATTGCCGGACGATAGTGAGTCGGATCGAGTTATTGTGGCCGTAGGCCATCCAGCCATTCACCTTGCTCTAATATGTCGGTGCCTTGATTTGCCAATGGAGTACATGCCATCTTTCCATCTAGACGATGGCAGCATTAGTGTGATCGATTTCCCTGATGGACCCAAAGGAAGAGGCATTGTCAGATGCACAAATTACACAGCCCATCTAGGAAGATGGTCAATACCCATTACGCGACCAACTGCAAATGATGAAGAGTTCTAA